Proteins found in one Candidatus Nomurabacteria bacterium genomic segment:
- a CDS encoding M20/M25/M40 family metallo-hydrolase: MKTAQALNYTKKLISISSDSGNEQAISSYIQETVATLGSVQTIEQSVVLHIVGKDQTKALIFNGHIDTVPAGSSWQTQPLTAVEKNGKLYGLGASDMKSGVGIMLQLANDFANQQPPCDMWFMFVEQEETDGRGTKKVLDVLPNFTNAYPGGVEGFILEPTNSTYVAIGHKGNIFVTLTFDGQGGHGSMELPYQQRASHKAAHFIQQLPRIAQSWKTTYTHAILGEPTINVTNIESVGSKALNAVPQSVLVSLDIRTTPKLSAQFAAAIDALATTYGATYSYPYKPNGYGLCSEDSQLLAIAKKQFAVKDIRVFQGASDQLFFTANNIPMLIYGPGTDTVMHQPNEYVEISAIDKTYNVLQSFIAHFTD; this comes from the coding sequence ATGAAGACAGCACAAGCCCTTAATTACACCAAAAAACTGATTAGTATTTCGTCTGATTCTGGCAACGAACAAGCTATTAGCTCGTATATTCAAGAAACCGTCGCTACACTGGGAAGTGTGCAGACTATAGAGCAGTCTGTTGTTCTACATATTGTGGGTAAAGACCAAACGAAAGCGCTTATTTTTAATGGTCATATAGACACTGTGCCCGCTGGTTCGTCGTGGCAAACCCAACCACTAACAGCTGTAGAAAAAAATGGCAAATTGTACGGCCTGGGCGCCAGTGATATGAAAAGTGGCGTAGGTATTATGCTGCAACTTGCTAACGATTTTGCCAACCAGCAACCACCCTGCGATATGTGGTTCATGTTTGTAGAGCAAGAAGAAACCGACGGTAGGGGTACCAAAAAAGTGCTCGACGTATTGCCAAACTTTACAAATGCATACCCTGGCGGGGTAGAAGGTTTTATTTTAGAGCCAACCAACAGCACATATGTCGCGATAGGGCACAAAGGTAACATATTTGTAACACTTACTTTTGATGGGCAAGGTGGGCATGGTTCTATGGAACTTCCATATCAGCAGCGAGCAAGTCATAAAGCAGCCCATTTTATCCAGCAACTGCCACGAATCGCTCAAAGCTGGAAGACCACCTACACCCATGCAATTCTTGGTGAGCCAACCATAAACGTCACGAACATAGAATCGGTTGGTAGCAAAGCTTTAAATGCCGTGCCGCAATCGGTGCTCGTAAGCTTAGATATCAGAACAACACCAAAGCTGAGTGCACAGTTCGCAGCCGCAATTGATGCACTTGCTACAACTTATGGTGCGACTTATAGCTACCCGTATAAGCCAAACGGGTATGGACTCTGCTCAGAAGACAGTCAATTGCTCGCTATAGCAAAAAAACAATTTGCTGTAAAAGACATTCGAGTCTTTCAGGGTGCGTCTGACCAACTATTTTTTACTGCCAACAACATCCCAATGCTCATTTATGGACCAGGAACAGACACTGTCATGCACCAGCCTAATGAATATGTCGAAATCAGTGCGATAGACAAAACATATAATGTCTTGCAATCATTCATTGCACATTTTACTGACTAG
- a CDS encoding HIT family protein: MGTIYYNNYMTQSCEICTLLPNTKYVLLETDLWMVSLAPDQQFLGRSFVTAKKHTRSLAALSKAQWDDLHQVIIALENAISSAYGADLFNWACLMNDAYKDTANTQSPHVHFHVRPRYKNTVYLQGYTFTDNDFGKHYKTPWDDPYQRAVPQTIMDAIYLNIQEYLGS; the protein is encoded by the coding sequence ATGGGTACAATCTACTACAATAATTACATGACTCAGTCGTGCGAAATCTGTACATTATTACCAAACACTAAGTATGTACTACTAGAAACAGATTTGTGGATGGTAAGTCTCGCGCCAGATCAACAGTTTTTGGGGCGTAGTTTCGTGACGGCTAAAAAACATACACGTAGTTTGGCAGCATTATCTAAAGCTCAGTGGGATGATTTGCATCAAGTTATAATAGCACTAGAAAACGCTATCAGTTCGGCCTATGGTGCAGACCTATTTAATTGGGCTTGTTTAATGAACGATGCATATAAAGACACCGCAAACACACAGTCACCACACGTGCACTTTCATGTTCGGCCACGCTATAAAAATACAGTTTATCTGCAAGGTTATACGTTTACAGACAACGACTTTGGTAAACACTACAAAACTCCCTGGGATGACCCATACCAACGCGCAGTACCACAAACAATAATGGATGCTATTTACCTAAACATACAAGAATATTTAGGTAGCTAG
- a CDS encoding isoprenylcysteine carboxylmethyltransferase family protein — protein sequence MNQLDTERSRQHDSRKTVYEFLLVIGQFTSLFIIVYPFSSIFLWQATIFQLVGVMFVAMASMLALWTLRSFKQKVNILPSPRKHSYLVTSGPYKYIRHPMYAVLILGSFGIIIAYPTLVRLIGLCLLMSILHLKMKYEETMLSKKFTGYDTYQHATNKLIPRAWHKPKTYKSSKKIVKKGT from the coding sequence ATGAACCAATTAGATACGGAGCGCTCACGGCAACATGATAGCCGTAAAACTGTATATGAATTTTTGTTAGTGATTGGGCAATTTACTAGTTTATTTATCATCGTGTATCCATTTAGCTCTATATTTTTGTGGCAAGCAACAATTTTTCAGCTGGTGGGCGTCATGTTTGTAGCAATGGCAAGTATGCTAGCATTGTGGACTTTGAGATCTTTTAAGCAAAAAGTGAACATTTTGCCGTCGCCACGAAAACATAGTTATTTAGTGACGAGTGGTCCGTATAAGTATATAAGACATCCGATGTACGCTGTACTTATACTTGGGAGTTTCGGTATAATTATCGCCTACCCTACTCTTGTGCGGCTTATTGGATTATGTTTGCTGATGAGCATACTTCATCTCAAAATGAAGTATGAAGAAACGATGCTTTCTAAAAAGTTTACTGGCTACGATACGTACCAGCACGCGACCAATAAGCTAATACCACGCGCGTGGCACAAACCTAAGACGTACAAATCTAGTAAGAAAATAGTAAAAAAAGGTACATAG
- a CDS encoding GNAT family N-acetyltransferase, whose translation MTTTLESLTMSGLQQVEEPTVLYEPYTYQPGDAETRLAALVAITQQNPMLELTEEKLRDGINVYIARVKHMGEWVVAGVCGSFLQYNDDTVREIGGVTVLPEYRHGSYHDEHIGTTLAWLATESALHEGKTALAFCNTASLNTFIRIGYSEAPLHEVPQAALAECAGCKNCDFDKLKQPCADTIMIKNP comes from the coding sequence ATGACAACAACACTAGAATCACTTACAATGAGCGGGCTACAACAAGTTGAAGAACCTACAGTTCTTTACGAACCGTATACCTATCAACCAGGTGATGCCGAAACTCGCTTAGCAGCGTTAGTAGCAATTACCCAGCAGAATCCTATGCTGGAACTGACTGAAGAAAAATTACGTGACGGCATTAATGTCTATATTGCACGAGTGAAGCATATGGGTGAGTGGGTGGTCGCTGGTGTTTGTGGCTCATTTTTACAATACAACGACGATACAGTCAGAGAAATTGGGGGTGTTACTGTTTTACCAGAATACAGGCACGGCAGCTACCACGATGAACATATAGGTACTACTTTGGCATGGCTGGCTACAGAAAGTGCCTTACACGAAGGCAAAACAGCATTGGCGTTTTGTAATACAGCGAGCCTAAACACATTTATAAGAATAGGGTATAGTGAGGCTCCATTACATGAAGTTCCTCAAGCTGCACTAGCCGAGTGTGCTGGTTGTAAAAATTGTGATTTTGATAAACTCAAACAACCATGCGCCGATACCATAATGATAAAAAACCCGTAA
- a CDS encoding transporter, with translation MQSVINILVEHQLLLLFVVITLGYAIGRINIFGIKLGAAAVLFVGLFLSALDDRLSLPAIITTLGLVLFVYSVGVSSGASFFGSFKKFGLKDLALVSAFLLLAAGLIATLTSYSGINGAIGTGIFTGSLTNTPALAASINLLESGQFSESGIVPTTPTIGYSIAYPLGVIFPIVAIFFWQKRFRIDYKKDIHKAKGLVSVGADIKNKAICITNARYIGQSIRQLKDDNNWPVFFVRIKRSGKIHIISDLSTKIKRGDILSVIGTGKDIDVVAKALGSYTDDVLQFETSNYIYRRVFVSEKNIIGKTIADLHLPKRYGAIVTRIRRGDADLVADSNHVLEYGDRIRFVSPKENEHKVAKVFGDSYRSISDIHPMSIGLGICLGLLVGMIPIHLPGGIEFELGEAGGPLVVGLILSYLRRTGPFVWTISYSASHTIRELGLSLMLAGIGVRSGQTFINGIQDGNGLQIFLIGGIISFIVPMIFIPLAYKKFKLPFAVVSGMVSAIHTQPAVTGYASQQAKNDLPTYGYVRLFPLATIMKIIVAQIMLLALV, from the coding sequence ATGCAATCGGTCATCAACATATTGGTTGAACATCAACTACTACTTTTATTTGTCGTCATAACACTAGGCTATGCAATCGGACGAATTAATATTTTTGGCATCAAGCTCGGAGCTGCTGCAGTATTATTTGTCGGGCTTTTTTTGAGCGCACTAGATGATCGGCTTAGTTTACCTGCTATTATTACGACACTTGGTTTAGTATTATTCGTCTATTCAGTAGGCGTATCAAGCGGGGCTAGTTTCTTTGGTTCATTTAAAAAGTTCGGATTAAAGGACCTAGCTTTAGTATCTGCTTTCTTGCTCCTTGCTGCTGGTTTAATCGCTACCCTTACTAGTTATAGTGGTATAAACGGTGCAATAGGTACCGGTATTTTTACCGGATCACTCACGAACACTCCCGCCCTAGCGGCATCAATTAACTTATTAGAATCTGGCCAATTCAGCGAAAGTGGTATTGTACCAACAACTCCTACTATAGGCTATTCTATTGCATACCCTTTAGGTGTAATTTTCCCGATTGTAGCAATCTTTTTTTGGCAAAAACGGTTTAGAATAGATTACAAAAAAGACATACATAAAGCAAAAGGTTTAGTGAGTGTCGGCGCAGATATAAAAAACAAAGCCATTTGCATTACAAACGCTAGATACATTGGTCAATCAATCCGTCAGCTTAAAGATGATAATAATTGGCCTGTATTTTTTGTGCGCATAAAACGGTCTGGCAAAATACATATCATTAGTGATTTATCTACAAAGATTAAACGTGGCGATATACTGAGCGTCATTGGCACTGGAAAAGATATTGATGTAGTTGCTAAAGCTTTAGGTTCGTACACGGATGATGTTTTACAATTTGAAACATCAAATTACATCTATCGCAGAGTGTTTGTATCAGAAAAAAATATTATTGGTAAGACAATCGCAGATTTACATTTGCCAAAGCGGTATGGTGCAATTGTTACACGCATACGTCGTGGCGATGCAGACTTAGTTGCAGACAGTAATCACGTGCTCGAATACGGTGATAGAATACGGTTTGTTTCGCCTAAAGAAAACGAGCATAAAGTAGCAAAGGTCTTTGGGGATTCCTACCGGTCTATTAGTGATATCCACCCGATGTCCATTGGTCTTGGCATATGCTTAGGTTTATTGGTAGGTATGATACCTATACATTTACCCGGTGGTATAGAGTTCGAACTAGGTGAAGCCGGTGGTCCTTTAGTAGTAGGGTTGATTTTGAGTTACTTACGCCGAACAGGACCTTTTGTCTGGACAATATCGTACAGTGCTAGCCATACAATTCGTGAGCTTGGCCTGTCTTTGATGCTTGCAGGTATTGGGGTGCGCTCTGGACAAACGTTTATAAACGGTATTCAAGATGGTAATGGTTTGCAGATTTTTCTTATTGGAGGCATCATCTCATTTATTGTTCCTATGATTTTTATACCGCTCGCCTATAAAAAATTTAAATTACCTTTTGCTGTAGTTAGTGGGATGGTATCTGCTATACATACACAGCCAGCTGTCACGGGCTACGCTTCGCAGCAAGCAAAAAATGATCTGCCAACCTATGGCTACGTTCGATTATTTCCGCTCGCCACTATCATGAAAATTATTGTCGCTCAAATTATGTTACTTGCACTTGTGTAA
- a CDS encoding replication-associated recombination protein A yields the protein MSTITPLAEQLRPQKIKDIIGQTKIVGKGEIIDHIIKTKQPVSLILWGPPGSGKTTIARIIANEVQAECIELSAVTSGIADVKKVISHAEANRRLGLQTVLFVDEIHRFNKAQQDAFLPHVEKGTITLIGATTENPSFEVIAPLLSRMRVVVLEPLADADIIRIAKKALKILGYAHAVPKQAYQTLAHIAGGDARVALGTLELALSLSPTISMETIKQAAQTTMPSYDKAGEQHFAMVSAFIKSMRGSDVNATLYYLARMLQAGEDPKFIARRMIIFASEDVGVAASPALNLAVSTFLAVERIGMPECEYSLYHCATVLAGSKKSRAIPNAMGKAKQAAVATPHLHVPLHLRNASTSLMKELGYGKSYQWEADYKHPDGFLPPEVKDLQVF from the coding sequence ATGTCTACTATTACACCACTTGCCGAACAATTGCGACCTCAAAAAATTAAGGATATCATTGGACAAACCAAAATTGTCGGTAAGGGTGAAATTATTGATCATATTATAAAAACCAAGCAGCCTGTTAGCTTGATATTGTGGGGGCCACCAGGCAGTGGCAAAACAACCATAGCACGAATAATAGCGAACGAGGTGCAGGCCGAATGTATTGAACTTAGTGCCGTTACCTCAGGTATTGCAGATGTTAAAAAGGTTATTTCACACGCCGAAGCGAATAGACGGCTCGGTTTGCAAACAGTACTATTTGTAGATGAAATTCATCGTTTTAACAAAGCTCAACAAGATGCATTTTTACCACATGTAGAAAAAGGCACAATCACACTAATTGGTGCAACGACAGAAAACCCTAGCTTTGAGGTTATAGCACCGTTGTTGTCACGCATGCGTGTTGTTGTGCTAGAACCGTTAGCAGATGCTGATATAATACGAATCGCAAAAAAAGCTCTTAAAATACTTGGTTACGCTCATGCAGTGCCAAAACAAGCCTATCAGACACTTGCGCATATTGCTGGTGGTGATGCTCGGGTTGCGCTTGGAACACTAGAGCTAGCTCTAAGCCTATCCCCTACTATTTCTATGGAAACAATAAAGCAAGCTGCCCAGACCACTATGCCTAGTTACGACAAAGCTGGCGAGCAACACTTTGCTATGGTGAGTGCATTTATTAAGAGCATGCGAGGATCTGACGTAAACGCAACGTTGTACTACCTAGCTCGCATGCTACAGGCTGGTGAAGACCCAAAATTTATTGCTCGCAGAATGATTATATTTGCAAGCGAAGACGTAGGTGTGGCAGCTAGTCCAGCACTTAATTTAGCTGTGAGTACATTTTTAGCAGTCGAGCGAATTGGTATGCCGGAATGCGAATATAGCTTGTATCACTGCGCAACCGTATTGGCTGGTTCAAAAAAATCTCGCGCGATACCAAATGCTATGGGAAAAGCTAAACAAGCTGCAGTAGCTACCCCCCACCTACACGTTCCGTTGCACCTGCGTAATGCGAGTACTTCGCTTATGAAAGAATTGGGATACGGAAAGTCATATCAATGGGAAGCTGATTACAAGCACCCCGATGGGTTCTTGCCACCAGAAGTTAAGGATTTACAGGTATTTTAA
- a CDS encoding Type 1 glutamine amidotransferase-like domain-containing protein produces MAKLYLSSYRLPTPDDLIELIGKPAGEISVAIIPNAKDYYIPRAKAVRISKLEQYYNELGLKTSVIDLLATPSQQLKAQLLTCDAVHVAGGNTFSLRYASKKANFDSVVESLLHKGIVYIGESAGAILAGISLKSVELDDEPLFAEEVIYEGLGLVPYFILPHADNPSFIKSNQLAKQTYQPQDMIVLNDNQAAIFDGATLPRIVTAHTLPNAL; encoded by the coding sequence ATGGCAAAACTCTATTTAAGTTCATATCGCCTACCAACTCCTGATGATTTGATAGAATTAATCGGTAAGCCAGCAGGTGAAATATCAGTTGCGATTATCCCGAATGCCAAAGATTATTACATACCGCGTGCTAAGGCTGTGCGTATTAGCAAACTCGAACAGTACTACAATGAGCTTGGGCTAAAAACGAGCGTAATTGATTTACTAGCTACTCCATCACAGCAGCTTAAAGCGCAATTGCTCACTTGCGACGCAGTACACGTTGCTGGTGGCAATACGTTTAGTCTGCGCTACGCTAGCAAAAAAGCCAATTTTGACAGTGTTGTTGAATCACTACTACACAAGGGAATTGTATATATTGGAGAAAGCGCCGGGGCAATATTGGCGGGCATTTCACTTAAAAGTGTAGAACTAGACGACGAGCCCTTATTTGCAGAAGAAGTAATCTATGAAGGTCTCGGTTTAGTGCCGTATTTTATTTTGCCGCATGCCGATAATCCTAGTTTTATAAAATCCAACCAACTTGCCAAGCAAACGTATCAGCCACAAGACATGATAGTACTAAACGATAATCAGGCTGCTATCTTTGATGGTGCAACATTACCGCGAATCGTTACGGCTCATACTCTACCCAATGCGTTGTAA
- a CDS encoding Bax inhibitor-1/YccA family protein produces the protein MQDKSGNPALRESVLDRVASLESTDSASIGGTTIKIFTLLSLSVIGGFFGWQAMANASGATGFLIIGASLFALIMALTTVFKPQFAAVTGSLYALSQGYVLGAISQTYNAALDGIVIQAIGLTGAILFVSLWAFSLGLIKVTHKFRIGVIIATASIALYYVFAFIIGLFGGTAPLIFDSGTWGIVFSAVIIFVATLNLILDYDFIQTIVKRGAPKKMEWYAAFALIVTLLWLYIEVLRLLSKTRQ, from the coding sequence ATGCAAGATAAGAGTGGCAATCCGGCACTAAGAGAAAGTGTCCTTGATAGAGTTGCTTCGTTAGAATCAACTGATAGCGCGAGTATTGGTGGGACTACTATTAAAATATTTACACTGCTTAGCCTGAGCGTTATAGGCGGATTTTTTGGGTGGCAAGCAATGGCGAACGCAAGTGGGGCTACAGGATTTTTGATAATAGGGGCATCACTATTTGCACTTATTATGGCATTGACAACTGTTTTTAAACCACAGTTTGCAGCAGTAACTGGTAGTTTGTATGCGCTGTCGCAAGGGTATGTCTTGGGAGCGATTTCGCAAACCTATAATGCAGCACTTGATGGTATTGTTATTCAGGCTATAGGGCTAACAGGCGCGATATTATTTGTAAGTTTATGGGCATTTAGTTTAGGGTTAATTAAAGTAACGCATAAGTTTAGGATAGGTGTGATTATTGCGACTGCAAGCATAGCGCTCTACTACGTTTTTGCATTTATTATTGGACTATTTGGTGGTACGGCTCCATTAATTTTTGATTCAGGCACGTGGGGTATTGTATTTAGTGCTGTTATTATTTTTGTCGCGACACTTAACCTTATTTTAGATTATGACTTTATCCAGACAATTGTAAAACGTGGTGCTCCTAAAAAAATGGAATGGTACGCTGCATTTGCGCTCATCGTAACATTGCTTTGGTTGTACATTGAGGTATTACGTTTACTGTCTAAAACGAGACAGTAA
- a CDS encoding GNAT family N-acetyltransferase yields the protein MANKSKYPKPEIIQTRVEYVTQSTWHIVSSIAYIAMREAINHEMRTDEEIAYMTGWSDRRRPTYYDSMGDPNSQVGSTLRAHQQYWNTRLTMAVKDGTPVGYAYSADNASGSWPIRQLKHRDPLQKKNYLWIRGVAVVPEEQGRGIGRLLLQPHLEHASKKQPLTTYTLKDELPDSETWWQQIGLEPTGTQEVYPFGPDTRPSTEVRMQASSVKSVLHMLKR from the coding sequence ATGGCAAACAAATCAAAATACCCCAAACCTGAAATTATTCAAACCCGAGTAGAATACGTAACACAATCAACCTGGCATATAGTAAGCAGCATTGCTTACATAGCAATGCGCGAAGCTATAAATCATGAAATGCGTACAGATGAAGAAATTGCCTACATGACAGGGTGGAGCGATAGACGTCGTCCGACCTATTACGATTCTATGGGAGACCCTAATTCGCAAGTTGGTAGCACATTACGTGCTCACCAACAATATTGGAATACTCGGCTTACAATGGCAGTCAAGGATGGCACGCCTGTCGGCTATGCATATTCTGCAGATAATGCATCTGGTAGCTGGCCTATCCGTCAGTTAAAACATCGAGATCCTTTACAAAAAAAGAACTATTTATGGATACGTGGTGTTGCCGTCGTGCCAGAAGAACAAGGCAGGGGAATAGGACGCCTGTTGCTGCAGCCACACCTAGAACACGCTAGCAAGAAACAACCACTCACAACATATACCCTAAAAGATGAGTTGCCTGATTCAGAGACATGGTGGCAGCAAATAGGCTTGGAACCTACGGGCACACAAGAAGTATACCCATTTGGTCCCGATACGCGACCAAGCACAGAAGTGCGTATGCAAGCATCGTCCGTCAAGTCTGTTTTGCATATGCTAAAAAGGTGA
- a CDS encoding GNAT family N-acetyltransferase, whose protein sequence is MSTESIGNLDLPVGHPNHQESEQSVAEILLVDSNEVTPEEAMFWRDAGLIFLKNLSKESFRLRFGSPKPEEDTGLIPVVDYFVFSQQHHHKMLLLMHEAKLIGACSIFDYPLRDSMGSSTVINTDDVVELAVTISDEQQGKKLGTVLLEQAVQVAGADGKTHVYTSFNSDNDRSRRLVERILGSANIVAGKDNLQDKFWRIPGVPADDYMIQKTLCVSIVVMNLQSLMILSEGIGLIVLVSLVAIFYRRFRYHTIPKALIHQSKHFLKY, encoded by the coding sequence ATGAGTACAGAGTCTATAGGCAATCTTGATCTTCCAGTTGGACATCCAAATCATCAAGAATCAGAGCAATCTGTAGCAGAGATTCTACTGGTAGATAGCAATGAAGTCACACCAGAGGAGGCAATGTTTTGGCGTGATGCTGGGTTGATATTTTTAAAAAACTTGAGCAAAGAATCGTTTCGTCTACGCTTTGGTAGCCCCAAACCAGAAGAAGATACAGGTCTTATACCAGTTGTTGATTACTTTGTATTCAGCCAACAACATCACCATAAGATGTTGTTATTGATGCACGAAGCTAAGCTAATAGGTGCATGTAGTATATTTGATTATCCATTGCGAGATTCAATGGGCTCTTCTACTGTTATTAATACTGATGATGTTGTAGAGCTGGCGGTCACCATAAGTGATGAACAGCAAGGTAAAAAATTAGGAACAGTGCTATTAGAACAGGCGGTACAAGTTGCTGGTGCAGACGGCAAGACCCACGTTTATACAAGTTTTAACTCAGATAACGATAGGAGCCGTCGTTTAGTTGAACGTATTTTAGGCTCTGCTAATATTGTTGCAGGTAAAGATAATTTACAAGATAAATTCTGGAGAATACCAGGAGTACCAGCTGATGACTATATGATCCAGAAAACGCTATGCGTCTCTATTGTGGTGATGAATCTACAGAGCTTGATGATACTAAGCGAGGGAATAGGATTGATCGTATTGGTAAGTTTGGTCGCGATATTCTATCGAAGATTCCGATACCACACGATACCGAAAGCCTTGATCCATCAAAGTAAACATTTCTTAAAGTATTGA
- a CDS encoding phosphoenolpyruvate carboxykinase (GTP): MEGGFHAKLNAWVMEVARLTTPQSIHWCDGSQEEYDQLAAELVAKGVFTKLDEQKWPNSYYCRTHPSDVARVVQRTFICSERMQDAGPTNNWVEPSEMRAELNRRMTGCMQGRTMYVIPFSMGPIGSPMSYIGVQITDSPYVVMNMRIMTRMGSAVLNELGSDGQFVKALHSVGAPLAEGQQDTSWPCQPNVEDKFIVQFPETREIVSYGSGYGGNALLGKKCFALRIASVIARDEGWMAEHMAIIKVTNPEGKQRYMAAAFPSACGKTNFAMMVPTIPDWKVETIGDDIAWLRFGEDGTLRAINPEAGFFGVAPGTGESTNPVAIETLRKGNVIFTNVGITSDGDVWWEGLSDEAPANLIDWQGEAYDPASGKLAAHANARFTAPIENCPSALIDEWNDPVGVPISAILFGGRRASVVPLVREAQSWQQGVFMAASVASETTAAAITDKVGELAFDPSAMLPFFGYNISDYYAHWLKFDQPGKQLPRIFAVNWFRKDANGRFIWPGFGENSRVLRWIFDRLEGTVNARQTAIGNLPFPNDQLFAAEGVASPDVLPLSECDAEAWKEELPKLTAHFMSFGNPPKQLFEEQKNLRSGLNLIRS; this comes from the coding sequence ATGGAAGGTGGATTCCATGCCAAGCTTAACGCTTGGGTAATGGAAGTTGCAAGGCTAACCACACCACAGTCAATACACTGGTGCGATGGTTCGCAGGAAGAATACGACCAACTTGCGGCCGAACTGGTCGCGAAAGGCGTGTTTACCAAGCTGGATGAGCAGAAGTGGCCAAACAGCTACTACTGCAGGACCCACCCTAGCGATGTTGCACGGGTGGTTCAGCGCACGTTCATCTGTTCTGAACGCATGCAAGATGCAGGTCCTACCAATAACTGGGTAGAACCTAGCGAAATGCGGGCAGAACTCAACCGTCGCATGACGGGCTGCATGCAGGGGAGGACGATGTATGTCATCCCCTTTAGTATGGGGCCAATCGGGTCGCCAATGAGCTACATTGGTGTGCAAATCACCGATAGCCCCTATGTGGTTATGAACATGCGCATCATGACGCGTATGGGCAGTGCCGTGCTTAATGAGTTGGGCAGTGATGGCCAGTTCGTGAAAGCACTCCATTCAGTGGGTGCACCGCTGGCTGAAGGTCAACAAGACACCAGCTGGCCATGCCAGCCAAACGTCGAAGACAAGTTCATTGTACAGTTCCCAGAAACGCGAGAAATCGTATCTTACGGGAGTGGCTACGGTGGAAACGCCCTGTTGGGCAAAAAGTGCTTTGCGCTGCGCATAGCAAGCGTAATTGCACGGGATGAAGGCTGGATGGCAGAGCATATGGCCATCATCAAGGTGACCAACCCAGAAGGCAAGCAGCGCTACATGGCTGCGGCCTTTCCAAGTGCCTGTGGCAAGACCAACTTTGCCATGATGGTACCGACTATTCCAGACTGGAAGGTCGAAACCATAGGCGATGACATCGCCTGGCTGCGGTTTGGAGAAGATGGAACGCTGAGGGCGATCAACCCAGAAGCGGGCTTTTTTGGGGTTGCACCCGGTACGGGCGAAAGCACCAACCCGGTGGCAATCGAAACGCTCCGCAAGGGCAATGTCATTTTCACTAACGTTGGCATCACCAGTGATGGCGATGTATGGTGGGAAGGCCTGTCAGACGAAGCGCCAGCAAATCTGATTGACTGGCAGGGCGAAGCGTACGATCCTGCAAGTGGTAAGTTGGCAGCTCACGCCAATGCACGGTTCACCGCGCCAATCGAAAACTGCCCGTCTGCACTAATAGACGAGTGGAATGATCCGGTTGGTGTTCCGATATCGGCAATCTTGTTCGGTGGCAGGCGTGCGAGTGTTGTGCCGTTAGTGCGCGAAGCTCAAAGCTGGCAACAGGGCGTATTTATGGCAGCTTCGGTTGCCAGCGAAACGACCGCTGCTGCCATCACCGACAAGGTGGGGGAGCTCGCCTTTGATCCGTCAGCAATGTTGCCGTTCTTTGGCTATAACATTTCTGACTACTACGCCCATTGGTTGAAGTTTGACCAGCCGGGCAAGCAACTACCCCGTATCTTTGCGGTGAACTGGTTCCGCAAAGATGCAAACGGGAGGTTCATCTGGCCGGGATTTGGCGAAAACTCACGGGTTTTGCGCTGGATCTTTGACAGGCTCGAAGGAACAGTAAATGCGCGGCAAACAGCAATCGGGAACCTGCCGTTTCCGAATGACCAACTGTTTGCTGCAGAAGGCGTGGCCTCGCCAGACGTTCTGCCGCTCAGTGAATGTGACGCAGAGGCATGGAAAGAAGAGCTACCAAAGCTCACTGCGCACTTCATGAGCTTTGGCAATCCGCCAAAGCAGCTCTTTGAAGAGCAAAAGAATCTACGTAGTGGGTTGAACCTGATCCGCTCGTAG